In one Methylocaldum szegediense genomic region, the following are encoded:
- the cobD gene encoding threonine-phosphate decarboxylase CobD, with product MLEHGGRLRIAAKRYEIPLTDWLDLSTGINPGGWPVPALPAEVWARLPEDGDGLENAAASYYGCDRLLPVAGSQAAIQALPTLLPARQVGIIRPGYAEHAHAWRRAGHKVIGVAPEVLARGPGPVPWDVLVAINPNNPTGHRFAPEVLLAWHERLAERGGWLVVDEAYMDPTPEFSLAPYCPRPGLIVLRSLGKFFGLAGARVGFLLAEPDLLERLAALLGPWTVPGPSRWVAREALSDLRWQEAARESLPEASRRLAELLADAGLQPAGGCALFQWCSGAKAAQRHEALARQGILTRRFADPPGLRLGLPGSDAAWERLATALRA from the coding sequence ATGCTTGAACACGGTGGCCGTTTGCGGATCGCGGCGAAACGCTACGAAATTCCTCTGACCGACTGGTTGGATCTATCAACCGGCATCAATCCTGGCGGATGGCCCGTGCCCGCCCTACCAGCGGAAGTCTGGGCGCGCCTTCCGGAAGACGGAGACGGTCTCGAAAACGCCGCTGCCTCGTATTACGGTTGCGACAGGCTTCTGCCGGTTGCGGGCTCTCAGGCGGCGATACAAGCGTTGCCGACGCTGCTGCCTGCGCGACAGGTAGGCATCATCCGGCCGGGTTACGCCGAGCATGCCCACGCCTGGCGGCGTGCCGGCCACAAAGTGATCGGGGTCGCGCCTGAAGTTCTGGCTCGCGGTCCCGGTCCCGTGCCATGGGACGTTCTAGTGGCGATCAACCCCAATAATCCCACCGGACATCGTTTCGCTCCAGAGGTGTTGCTCGCATGGCATGAACGCTTGGCCGAGCGCGGCGGCTGGCTGGTGGTGGACGAAGCCTACATGGACCCCACGCCGGAATTCAGTCTCGCCCCCTACTGTCCGCGTCCCGGGCTGATCGTGCTGCGTTCGCTCGGGAAATTTTTCGGACTGGCCGGCGCGCGGGTCGGCTTCCTTCTGGCGGAACCGGATCTGCTCGAACGCTTGGCGGCACTGCTCGGGCCTTGGACCGTACCTGGACCATCGCGTTGGGTGGCGCGGGAAGCGCTGAGCGATCTCCGCTGGCAAGAAGCTGCCCGGGAGTCACTGCCCGAGGCGAGCCGCCGCTTGGCGGAACTGCTGGCGGACGCTGGCCTCCAGCCGGCCGGCGGCTGCGCCTTGTTTCAGTGGTGTTCCGGCGCGAAGGCGGCGCAAAGACACGAAGCACTGGCTCGACAAGGCATTCTAACCCGGCGTTTCGCCGATCCTCCCGGCCTGCGTTTGGGGCTGCCGGGGAGCGACGCGGCCTGGGAGCGATTGGCAACCGCCTTGCGAGCGTGA
- a CDS encoding adenosylcobinamide amidohydrolase has translation MDGGRLAISSAVSGGGLGIVEWILNAQVPSDYRRTDPAAHVAEIAAACGLARTGAGLLTACDVRGYRRASDGGVVADATVGIGQPIWAADDAPSRDYRPGTINLVVQIPVRLSEAALVNAVATATEAKTQALWRAGVSGTGTATDAVCVLCPQDGRAEPFAGPRSVWGARLARAVYAAVSEGLGAGE, from the coding sequence ATGGACGGCGGACGCTTGGCGATTTCCTCGGCGGTGTCCGGAGGGGGGCTCGGGATCGTGGAGTGGATACTGAATGCGCAGGTGCCGTCGGATTACCGCCGTACCGATCCCGCCGCCCATGTCGCCGAGATCGCCGCTGCCTGTGGGCTAGCCCGAACCGGTGCGGGACTCCTCACCGCCTGCGATGTGCGCGGCTATCGGCGAGCGAGCGATGGCGGGGTCGTCGCCGATGCTACGGTGGGCATCGGCCAGCCGATCTGGGCCGCAGACGATGCGCCATCGCGTGACTACCGGCCGGGCACCATCAATCTAGTGGTTCAAATACCGGTTCGCTTGAGCGAAGCGGCCTTGGTCAATGCGGTCGCCACGGCGACGGAAGCGAAGACCCAGGCACTGTGGCGGGCCGGCGTGTCCGGGACCGGAACGGCCACCGACGCGGTCTGCGTGCTCTGTCCACAGGACGGCCGAGCCGAACCTTTCGCAGGACCACGCTCGGTGTGGGGTGCCAGGCTGGCGCGCGCGGTATACGCGGCCGTGTCGGAGGGGCTCGGAGCGGGCGAATGA
- a CDS encoding cobyric acid synthase, translating into MTARTLMVQGTTSDAGKSTLVTALCRLLARRGVKVAPFKPQNMALNSAVTEDGGEIGRAQAVQARAAGLPPHTDMNPVLLKPNTDTGAQVIVQGKAIGNLNAREYHDYKRIVRRAVLESYERLAARFDAIVVEGAGSPAEINLREGDIANMGFAEAVDCPVVLIADIDRGGVFAHLVGTLALLSESERARVIGFVINRFRGDIALLQSGLDWLERETGKPVLGVLPYLHGLHLEAEDALPSSGGRGFTSGEIRNENEKLRVVVPVTPRISNHTDFDPLRLHPQVEFHFVYPGETPPPADLVILPGSKSVRADLAFLRANGWEAYLLRHLRYGGKLIGICGGFQMLGREIHDSAGLEGKAGTSSGFGWLDMVTVLEPEKQLRNVRGRLVLDDAPVTGYEIHSGLTEGPALVRPFVRLEDRNDGACSADGQIMGTYLHGLFESSAATDAILRWAGLTEPETPDYVATREAEIDRLADAVAAHLDMPAIERLLGIAPREACA; encoded by the coding sequence ATGACCGCACGCACGCTGATGGTGCAAGGCACGACATCCGACGCCGGCAAGAGCACGCTGGTGACGGCACTATGCCGTTTATTGGCGAGGAGAGGCGTAAAAGTGGCGCCGTTCAAGCCTCAGAACATGGCGTTGAACAGTGCGGTGACCGAAGACGGCGGGGAGATCGGCCGGGCTCAGGCGGTACAAGCCCGCGCGGCGGGACTGCCACCCCACACCGATATGAACCCGGTACTGCTGAAACCGAATACCGACACGGGCGCCCAAGTCATCGTCCAAGGCAAGGCCATCGGTAATCTGAACGCCCGTGAGTACCATGACTACAAGCGCATCGTGCGCCGCGCCGTGCTGGAGTCCTATGAGCGCCTCGCCGCCCGTTTCGATGCCATCGTCGTAGAAGGCGCGGGGTCGCCGGCGGAAATCAATTTGCGCGAAGGCGACATCGCTAACATGGGCTTCGCCGAAGCGGTGGACTGCCCGGTCGTCCTGATCGCCGACATCGACCGAGGCGGTGTGTTCGCCCATTTGGTCGGCACCCTCGCCCTGTTGTCCGAAAGCGAGCGGGCGCGGGTGATAGGCTTCGTCATCAACCGTTTCCGCGGCGACATCGCCCTGCTGCAGTCAGGGTTAGATTGGCTGGAAAGGGAAACCGGTAAGCCGGTTTTGGGCGTGTTGCCTTATCTTCACGGCTTGCACCTGGAGGCGGAGGACGCCTTGCCCTCATCCGGAGGGAGAGGGTTTACTTCCGGTGAAATAAGGAACGAGAACGAAAAGTTGCGGGTCGTGGTGCCGGTCACGCCGCGTATCAGCAATCACACCGATTTCGATCCCTTGCGTCTCCATCCGCAGGTCGAGTTCCACTTCGTGTATCCCGGCGAGACGCCGCCTCCCGCGGACCTCGTCATTCTCCCCGGTTCCAAAAGCGTGCGTGCCGATCTTGCTTTTTTGCGGGCGAACGGCTGGGAAGCTTATCTTCTGCGTCATCTCCGCTATGGCGGTAAACTGATCGGCATTTGCGGAGGTTTTCAGATGTTGGGACGAGAGATTCACGATTCTGCTGGTCTAGAAGGCAAAGCAGGCACGTCTTCGGGTTTCGGTTGGCTGGACATGGTCACGGTGTTGGAACCTGAAAAACAGCTCCGTAATGTTCGTGGGCGGCTGGTATTGGACGACGCGCCGGTCACGGGTTACGAAATTCACTCGGGTTTGACGGAAGGACCTGCGCTGGTCCGTCCTTTTGTTCGGCTCGAGGACCGCAACGACGGTGCGTGCTCGGCAGACGGGCAAATCATGGGGACCTATCTGCACGGACTCTTCGAGTCGAGCGCGGCGACCGATGCCATTCTTCGCTGGGCTGGGCTGACCGAACCGGAAACGCCGGATTACGTGGCGACCCGTGAAGCCGAAATCGACCGTCTGGCGGATGCCGTGGCCGCCCATCTGGACATGCCGGCCATCGAACGCTTGTTAGGGATCGCCCCTCGAGAAGCCTGCGCATGA
- the cobU gene encoding bifunctional adenosylcobinamide kinase/adenosylcobinamide-phosphate guanylyltransferase codes for MKELILGGVRSGKSRLAERRALDSDLAVTYIATARVRDEGMRRRVEEHRRRRPSDWDLVEEPLELAAALRARADEKRCLIVDCLTLWLTQLLCETDSTRLAREREALIEALPHLPGHIILIGNETNMGVLPAGELSRRYCDEAGLLHQALAEVCDRVILTVAGLPWVLKGEKL; via the coding sequence ATGAAAGAACTGATTTTAGGCGGAGTCCGCTCGGGCAAGAGCCGATTGGCGGAACGAAGAGCCTTGGATAGTGATCTCGCCGTGACCTATATCGCGACGGCGCGAGTCAGGGATGAGGGTATGCGCAGGCGGGTGGAAGAACATCGGCGGCGGCGACCGTCCGATTGGGACCTGGTGGAGGAGCCGCTGGAACTCGCTGCAGCTTTGCGCGCTCGCGCGGATGAAAAGCGCTGCCTGATTGTCGATTGTCTCACCCTCTGGCTGACCCAGCTCTTGTGCGAGACCGACTCGACAAGGCTCGCGCGTGAGCGGGAGGCATTGATCGAAGCGCTGCCCCACCTTCCCGGCCACATCATTCTGATCGGCAACGAAACCAACATGGGCGTGCTGCCAGCAGGGGAACTCAGCCGCCGCTATTGCGACGAAGCCGGGCTTTTGCATCAAGCCTTGGCCGAGGTCTGCGACCGGGTGATTCTGACCGTGGCCGGGCTTCCGTGGGTGTTGAAAGGGGAAAAACTGTGA
- the cobT gene encoding nicotinate-nucleotide--dimethylbenzimidazole phosphoribosyltransferase — protein sequence MNSDLAWLKEPVARPDENAARLAAERQAMLIKPPGALGRLEALAIRLAAWQRTPKPTADRVRIVVFAGDHGVTEEGVSAFPQSVTAAMVNQFARGGAAISVLARTLGAELEVINLGTVEETGSVPGVLDLRLGLGTANFLRGPAMTERQLAEALRAGRDAAARASSAGIRIFIGGEMGIGNTTAAAALGAALLGETPEALAGPGAGLDTEGVRRKAEIIRRALDRHGSYLADPLEVLRRLGGFEIAALAGAFVTCAQRGLPVLVDGFICTAAALAAERLCPRVSGWFLYAHASAEPGHARMLAALDGKPLLDLGMRLGEGSGAAVALPLLRLVCTLHAGMATFEEAGIAGKSS from the coding sequence GTGAACTCTGATCTTGCGTGGCTGAAGGAGCCGGTAGCGCGTCCGGATGAAAACGCGGCGCGCCTTGCGGCGGAACGGCAGGCGATGCTGATCAAACCGCCGGGCGCGCTGGGACGGCTGGAAGCGCTGGCGATCCGGCTCGCCGCCTGGCAAAGAACGCCGAAACCTACCGCCGACCGGGTGCGAATCGTTGTGTTCGCCGGCGATCATGGCGTGACAGAGGAGGGCGTATCCGCTTTTCCCCAGTCGGTCACGGCGGCCATGGTGAACCAGTTCGCCCGAGGCGGTGCAGCGATCAGCGTGCTCGCTCGGACGCTGGGTGCGGAGCTGGAAGTGATCAACTTAGGTACGGTCGAGGAGACCGGTTCCGTACCCGGCGTGCTCGATCTCAGACTCGGACTCGGCACGGCCAATTTCCTGCGCGGGCCGGCCATGACCGAACGCCAATTGGCAGAGGCTCTCCGCGCGGGGCGTGACGCCGCAGCGCGGGCCAGTTCAGCCGGGATCCGAATCTTTATCGGCGGCGAGATGGGGATAGGCAATACCACGGCCGCCGCGGCGCTAGGCGCGGCTCTGTTGGGCGAGACGCCGGAAGCCCTGGCGGGACCCGGAGCCGGTTTGGACACGGAAGGCGTCCGGCGCAAGGCCGAGATCATTCGCCGGGCGCTAGATCGGCATGGCTCGTACTTGGCCGATCCACTCGAAGTCTTGCGTCGGCTCGGCGGTTTCGAAATCGCCGCTCTCGCCGGGGCTTTCGTCACCTGTGCGCAACGAGGTCTGCCGGTCCTTGTGGACGGGTTCATCTGCACGGCGGCGGCTCTAGCGGCGGAACGGCTATGTCCGCGAGTCTCCGGCTGGTTCCTTTACGCCCACGCCTCGGCGGAACCGGGGCATGCACGCATGCTGGCGGCGCTCGACGGGAAGCCTTTGCTCGATTTGGGCATGCGCCTTGGCGAAGGCAGCGGAGCCGCTGTTGCGCTGCCTTTGCTGAGATTGGTCTGTACCCTGCACGCCGGCATGGCGACTTTCGAAGAGGCGGGGATTGCAGGCAAGTCATCATGA
- a CDS encoding histidine phosphatase family protein, whose product MSEKRVRIDLLRHGETVGGTRFRGSLDDPLTEEGFRQMEHAVAERGPWDTIVTSPLSRCAVFAESLAQRLSIPLQVDERLKEIHFGDWEGLTYAEVMATAPLALTRFMDDPLRYPPPGGESLEAFRGRILAALQDHLESINLGRRLLFVTHGGVIRVLLCRARNWPFSRLFEFDVPHASFFRLCGNGQHCEELPP is encoded by the coding sequence ATGAGCGAAAAGCGTGTCCGTATCGATCTGCTGCGTCATGGCGAAACCGTAGGCGGTACCCGGTTTCGCGGCAGCCTGGACGATCCGCTTACGGAAGAGGGGTTCCGGCAGATGGAGCACGCCGTGGCTGAACGCGGGCCTTGGGATACGATCGTCACCTCGCCTTTGTCGCGCTGCGCCGTATTTGCCGAAAGCCTGGCCCAGCGACTGAGCATCCCCCTGCAAGTCGACGAACGGCTAAAGGAAATCCATTTCGGTGACTGGGAGGGGCTCACCTATGCCGAGGTGATGGCCACGGCGCCGCTCGCGCTGACCCGTTTCATGGACGATCCCCTGCGGTATCCGCCGCCTGGTGGAGAGTCATTGGAAGCGTTTCGCGGGCGTATCCTAGCTGCGCTGCAGGACCACTTGGAGTCGATCAATCTGGGGCGTCGGCTGTTGTTCGTCACTCACGGCGGCGTGATCCGAGTGTTGCTCTGCCGTGCCCGGAACTGGCCGTTTTCTCGATTGTTCGAGTTCGACGTGCCGCATGCTTCGTTCTTTCGCCTCTGCGGGAACGGACAGCATTGCGAGGAGCTGCCTCCGTGA
- a CDS encoding adenosylcobinamide-GDP ribazoletransferase: MSGLRPFLIALQFLTRLPVRLESPPDGAALGRSLLFYPLVGLGLGLTLAMLAELLAETGGWLPAAIVLTVWVVLTGALHLDGLADSADAWVGGLGDQERTLAIMKDPRSGPVAVVVVVLVLLLKIAALEQVIARQDWTALVLAPVLGRAAPLLLFLTMPYVRPGGLGSELARHLPCRGGIAVLSATFAGTLAAAGIRGFWPLLATAALFFWLRLSMIRRIGGTTGDTAGATIELIECAVLVGFALAGA, encoded by the coding sequence GTGAGCGGGCTCAGGCCCTTTTTGATTGCTCTACAGTTCCTGACCCGACTGCCGGTTCGTCTGGAATCGCCGCCGGATGGGGCGGCGTTGGGCCGGTCGCTGCTGTTTTATCCCCTTGTCGGCTTGGGGTTGGGGCTGACGCTTGCGATGCTGGCCGAGCTTTTGGCCGAGACCGGGGGCTGGCTGCCGGCGGCCATCGTGCTGACAGTCTGGGTGGTTTTGACCGGAGCCCTGCATCTGGACGGACTCGCGGATAGCGCCGACGCCTGGGTAGGGGGATTGGGTGACCAGGAGCGCACCCTCGCCATCATGAAAGATCCACGCAGCGGCCCAGTCGCCGTCGTCGTGGTAGTGCTGGTGCTGCTTCTCAAAATCGCCGCGCTGGAACAGGTGATTGCCCGGCAGGACTGGACCGCGCTCGTACTCGCGCCGGTGCTGGGCCGTGCCGCGCCGCTGCTGCTGTTCCTAACCATGCCCTATGTACGTCCCGGCGGTCTCGGCTCCGAGCTGGCCCGGCATTTGCCGTGCCGAGGTGGTATAGCCGTTCTGTCCGCAACCTTTGCCGGCACTCTGGCCGCTGCGGGTATACGTGGCTTTTGGCCTCTCCTCGCGACCGCTGCTCTGTTTTTCTGGCTACGGTTGTCCATGATCCGGCGTATCGGCGGAACCACGGGGGACACCGCGGGCGCAACGATCGAGCTTATCGAGTGCGCGGTTCTGGTCGGGTTTGCCTTGGCCGGCGCTTAG